From Pseudomonas hormoni:
TGACGCGCAATTATCCCGAAGCGGTGGCGCTGTTCACCGTCCTGCGTCGTGAAACCGAACTGGATCAGGTTTCGCGTTTGCTGGGTTTGCAGGTAGCTGAAGCGGCCTGAAAAAAAATCTGAAATCAATCTCTTGAAAAGCAATCAGCGGTCCCTATTTAGGGATTACGCGATGCCGAATTCGGGTCGCGGAGACAAAAAACTTGCTGATTGTTTTCAGGAGATTGAATCATGACTACTGCATTTTCCCTGGCTCCACTGTTCCGTTCCTCGGTAGGCTTCGACCGTTTCAACGACCTGTTCGAAACCGCCCTGCGCAACGAGCCAGGCAGCACCTACCCACCTTACAACGTGGAAAAACACGGTGATGATCAATACCGCATCGTCGTGGCGGCGGCCGGTTTCCAGGAAGAAGACCTGGACCTGCAAGTCGAGAAGGGTGTGCTGACCATCAGTGGCGGCAAACGTGACGCGACTGAAGGCGTGACCTTCCTGCATCAAGGCATCGCCCAGCGCGCGTTCAAACTGTCGTTCCGCCTGGCCGATCATATCGAGATCAAGGCCGCCGACCTGCGCAACGGTCTGCTGAACATCGACCTGCTGCGCATCGTTCCGGAAGAGGCGAAAGCCAAACGTATCCCGATCAACGGGACACAAAAACCAGCGCTGCAGCACTAAGGCTGGGCAATGAAAAGGGCGCCAATGGCGCCCTTTTTTGTGCCTTGTCCCCTGTATGAGCGAGCTTGCTCGCGATGGACTTCGGGGCTCGTTTATCCAGAAAATGAGCGTCATCGTTAACGTTCATCGCGAGCAAGCTCGCTCCTACACGGGTTCGTGTTATTTCAGGAGTTTCTGGAACGCCTCCACCGGCAACGGCGAGCTGTGCAAATACCCCTGATAAAAATGGCAGCCCAGCCCCTGCAAGAATTCAAGCTGCTCCGGGGTCTCCACCCCTTCGGCAATCACTTTCAATTCCAGGCTGCGGGCCATGGCGACGATGGCGCGGATGATCTCGGCGTCGTTGGGGTCGGTGGTGGCGTCGCGGATGAATGACTGGTCGATTTTCAGCGTGTCGACCGGCAGTCGCTTGAGGTAGGTCAGCGAGGAATAACCGGTGCCGAAGTCGTCCATGGCGAAGCTCACGCCGAGTTTTTTCAGGCGACGCATTTTGCTGATGGTGTCTTCCAGATTCTGGATGACGATGCCTTCGGTGATTTCCAGTTTCAGCAGCGAGCAGGGGAGGCCGTGGCTGACGAGGCTGTGTTCGATGCGCTCGACGAAGTCGTTCTGGCGGAATTGCCGCGGACTGATGTTCACGCACAGGCTGAAATTCAACGGGTCGATCAGGCCCTTGGCGATCAACCGTTTGAAGGCCGCGCATACTTCGTCGACGATCCAGGTGCCGACCTCCAGAATCAACCCGCTGTCTTCCAGCACCTTGATGAATTCGGTGGGCGATTGGGCGCCGAGCTCCGGATGGCTCCAGCGCACCAGCGCTTCGGCACCGACGATACGGTTGTCGCGAGCGTCTACCTGCGGCTGGTAATGCACCTCGAACTCGCCCCGGGAAAGGGCCAGGCGCAAGTCGGTTTCCATGCGCAGGCGTTCACTGGCGGCCTTCTGCATGGTGTTGTGGTACATCTGCGTGGTGTTGCGCCCGGAATCCTTGGCCCGATAAAGCGCGATGTCGGCGCGTTTAAGCAAATCGGTCGGGGTCGAGCCGTGATCGGGAATCAGCGCGATGCCGATACTCGGCGTCACTTGCAGGCGTTGACCATCAAGGAACATCGGCTCGGACAGCAGTTCGCGCAAGGTGTCCGCGAGGTCGCGGACCTGGGCGCTGACTTCATTGCGTGAACCTTCCAGACCGCTCAGCAACACCACGAATTCGTCGCCGCCGAGTCGCGCGACGGTGTCTTCCATGCGCACGCTGGCTTCAAGGCGGGCGGTGATGATCTTCAGCACCGTGTCGCCCACCGGGTGGCCGAGCGAGTCGTTGATGTGCTTGAAGTGGTCGAGATCGAGAAACATCAGGGCGCCACGCAGGTTGTGGCGTTTGAGCAGGGCGATCTGCTGGCTCAGGCGGTCCATCAACAGTGCGCGGTTGGGCAGGTTGGTCAGCGGGTCGTGGTAGGCCAGGTGACGGATCTGCGCTTCGGCGTTTTTCAGCAGGCTGACGTCCCGCGCGGTCAGCAGCAGGCAAGCAGTTTCGTTGAGCGTGATCGGTTCCACCGAGACTTCGACGGTCAGCAGTTCGCCGCGCTTGTTGCGGCCGAGCATCTCCTGGTGATGCACCCGGCCCTTGATCTGTAGCTCGGCCAGCAGCGCCGAGCGTTGTTTTTCTTCGGCCCAGATGCCGACCTGGTACACCGTGCGGCCGACCACTTCATCGGCGCGATAGCCGGTCAGGCGGCAGAAACCATCGTTGACCTCCAGATAGCGCCCGGTGTCGCGTTCGGTGATGGTGATGGCGTCGGGACTGGAGTGGAAAGCCTTGGCGAACTTCTCTTCGCTGGCCTTGAGCGCCGCTTCCGAGCGTTGTTGCTGGGTGATGTCGCGCAAGGTGGTCACGATACACGGCTGGTCGCCGACGCTGATCTGGCGGCTGGAAATCACGCAGGTCAGCGATTGACCGTCCTTGTGCTGAACGAGGATGGCGACGTTGTTCAGGCCTTGTTCGCGGATGACTTGTTCGATCCGGCGCAGGCTTTTTGCCGACGCGTCCCACAGGCCGATTTCGTCGGCGCTGCGACCAATCACCTCGGCGGTGCTCCAGCCGAAGGTCTGGGTGAAACTGGAGTTGATTTCGATGAACTGGCCGGTGTCCTGGCGGGTGACGCAGATCGGGTCCGGACTGACCTGGAACAGGGTGGCAAATTTCTCTTCGGAGGCGACCAGCATCTGCTCGCGCTCGACCTGATCCGTAATGTCGAGCAAGGTGCCGGCCATGCGCACCGGCACGCCGTTATCATCGCGGTAGAGGCGGGCGCGGCTTTCCAGGTAGCGCGAAGTGCCGTCCTCCAGCTGTACGCGGTAGGTCAACTGATA
This genomic window contains:
- a CDS encoding Hsp20 family protein, which codes for MTTAFSLAPLFRSSVGFDRFNDLFETALRNEPGSTYPPYNVEKHGDDQYRIVVAAAGFQEEDLDLQVEKGVLTISGGKRDATEGVTFLHQGIAQRAFKLSFRLADHIEIKAADLRNGLLNIDLLRIVPEEAKAKRIPINGTQKPALQH
- a CDS encoding PAS domain S-box protein, which encodes MPKSVDRIPPMPRIQALDPKRSEQSWESAPQLLAALNGARLGAWYWDIERGQISWSRGTQALFGFDPRQPLPADLEYLDLLPPEDRAKTIRAFHAVIAGAPLEQAMHHRIRWPDGSLHWLEINGSLLPDKHGRPRMIGVIREITHQRQREQALSSSEKRFATLFHLCPNMVLLTRQEDGLITEANQYFESLFGWPVQNAIGRTTIELGLWVHPEQREKLVKATKAKGELISMEVQFRASNGQIHDGILSAQKVELEGQPYLLSTFLDTTERKAAELALKDSQERLDLALDSAQLGTWDWHIPSGMLYGSARAAQLHGLEPKPFHESFEAFFEGVPGEERDSMRDAYRSLREGPAGNYQLTYRVQLEDGTSRYLESRARLYRDDNGVPVRMAGTLLDITDQVEREQMLVASEEKFATLFQVSPDPICVTRQDTGQFIEINSSFTQTFGWSTAEVIGRSADEIGLWDASAKSLRRIEQVIREQGLNNVAILVQHKDGQSLTCVISSRQISVGDQPCIVTTLRDITQQQRSEAALKASEEKFAKAFHSSPDAITITERDTGRYLEVNDGFCRLTGYRADEVVGRTVYQVGIWAEEKQRSALLAELQIKGRVHHQEMLGRNKRGELLTVEVSVEPITLNETACLLLTARDVSLLKNAEAQIRHLAYHDPLTNLPNRALLMDRLSQQIALLKRHNLRGALMFLDLDHFKHINDSLGHPVGDTVLKIITARLEASVRMEDTVARLGGDEFVVLLSGLEGSRNEVSAQVRDLADTLRELLSEPMFLDGQRLQVTPSIGIALIPDHGSTPTDLLKRADIALYRAKDSGRNTTQMYHNTMQKAASERLRMETDLRLALSRGEFEVHYQPQVDARDNRIVGAEALVRWSHPELGAQSPTEFIKVLEDSGLILEVGTWIVDEVCAAFKRLIAKGLIDPLNFSLCVNISPRQFRQNDFVERIEHSLVSHGLPCSLLKLEITEGIVIQNLEDTISKMRRLKKLGVSFAMDDFGTGYSSLTYLKRLPVDTLKIDQSFIRDATTDPNDAEIIRAIVAMARSLELKVIAEGVETPEQLEFLQGLGCHFYQGYLHSSPLPVEAFQKLLK